The Halodesulfovibrio marinisediminis DSM 17456 genomic interval AATCTCGAGACGAAGTGTATTTTCCATAAGTCAGCTCCTTTTCTGGATTAAGCCTGCTGACCCTGGTTGTACTTCTCGATAGCCATTTCGATGCCGCCGACCATGTAGAAGTCGTTCTCGGCCATGTGGTCGTAGTCACCATCAAGAATGCCACGGAAGCCTTTGATGGTGTCTTCAAGTTTAACATATTCACCAGGGGTACCGGTAAATACTTCCGCTACGTGGAACGGCTGGGAGAGGAAACGCTGAATACGACGAGCACGTGCTACAACGAGCTGGTCATCATCAGAGAGTTCGTCCATACCGAGAATAGCGATGATGTCCTGAAGGTCTTTGTACTTCTGGAGGATCATCTGCACTTCACGAGCGATAGCATAGTGTTCTTCACCTACAACGTTAGGGTCAAGAATACGGGAGGTAGAGTCAAGCGGGTCTACCGCTGGGTAAATACCAAGTTCCGCAATCTGACGGGAAAGTACGAGAGTACCGTCAAGGTGAGAGAATGTGGTAGCTGGAGCAGGGTCAGTCAAGTCATCAGCAGGTACGTATACAGCCTGAACAGAGGTAATAGAACCTTTGGTTGTGGATGTAATACGTTCCTGAAGGCCACCAAGGTCAGTACCGAGAGTAGGCTGGTAACCTACCGCAGATGGCATACGACCGAGGAGCGCAGATACTTCGGAACCAGCCTGAGTAAAGCGGAAGATGTTGTCAACGAAGAGAAGCACGTCCTGGTTCTCTTCATCACGGTAGTATTCCGCACAGGTGAGAGCAGTAAGCGCAACACGTGCACGTGCTCCCGGAGGTTCGTTCATCTGACCGTAAACGAGGGCAGCTTTCTCAAGAACGCCCGCGTCTTTCATTTCATGGTAAAGGTCGTTACCTTCACGGGTACGCTCACCAACACCAGCGAATACGGAAATACCACCGTGCTGCTTAGCGATGTTGTTAATCATTTCCATGAGAATAACGGTCTTACCTACACCCGCACCACCGAAGAGACCCATTTTACCACCCTTAGGGAATGGAATGAGAAGGTCTACAACTTTAATGCCGGTTTCAAGAACTTCAACGTTAGTGTCCTGCTCGGTGAAATCCGGAGCAGGGCGGTGAATAGGCATACGCTTTTTAGCGTCAATAGGACCCATTTCATCCACTGGTACACCAACAACGTTCATGATGCGGCCAAGGGAAGCATCACCAACTGGTACAGTAATAGCTGCGCCAGTATCGGTTACTTCCATACCACGAACAAGACCTTCAGTAGCGTCCATCGCGATGGTACGAACTACGTTGTCGCCAAGGTGCTGTGCAACTTCACAGATGAGCACAGGGGCGTCGGTGTTATTCGGGTTATCAATTTTAACAGCATTCAGAATATTCGGCAGGTTGCCATCGGCAAATTCGATATCAACAACCGCGCCGATAACCTGAACGATTTTACCTACGTTAGCCATAGCTTATTCGCTCCCTTACTTATCCTTTCAGCGCTTCAGCGCCACCGACAATATCCATGAGGTCACTGGTAATGGCGGCCTGACGGGTCTTGTTAAAGATAAGTGTCAGGTTATCAACCATTTCGTCACAGTTCTTTGTGGCGTTATCCATAGCTGCCATACGTGCTGCATGCTCAGATGCAGAAGTATCAAGCAGACCACGGTAAATCTGGACCTTAATAAAGCGGGGCAGAAGCTCTGCAAGAAGACCTTCTACAGCTGGTTCGTAAATGAACTCTTTTTTGACGCCTGTGGTATCTTCTTCAACCTCAGGTGCTGCATCAGAGGACATAGGCAGGATCTGCTGTTCAACAGGTACCTGTTTAGCCATGCTTACGAATTCGCCGTAAATGAGTACAACTTCATCAAATTCACCGCTGAGGTATGCGTGAATAACTTCTGTTCCAAGCTCACTGGCAAGGGAGAAGTCAAAGTTACCCATGGAATCCGGATAGCCTTTTACAAGGTCAAACTCGGATTTCTGGGCAAAATCACGTCCTTTTTTACCAATGCAGTAGAATTTAACTTCTTTACCTTCCGCAGCTTTTGCTTTGGCAAGCTTTTCAGCCTTAGAGATAAGGCCGGCGTTAAAGCTGCCGCAGAGTCCGCGGTCGGAAGTTGCAAGTACGATCGCACAAGTCTTGATTTCCTCGCGGACTTCAAGCAGTGGATGCGCATTTTCATCTGCCTTGCTGGCAAGATCACCCAACATCTCGTAGAATTTCTCCGCATAAGGGCGGAAGCGTTCGATGCGAGACTGGGCACCACGCAGTTTTGCAGAAGCAACCATGTTCATTGCTTTTGTAATCTGCTTGGTTTTCTTTACCCCGGCAATCTGTAGTTGGACATCTTTCAATGAAGGCATAAACTACCTCCAATCCTTAAGCGCTAAAGCTTTTTTTGAACTCGTCAATAGCGGCTTTCAGGCGACCTTCAATGTTATCGTCAATTACTTCACGATCTTTGAGGTCAGCAAGAATGTCGGACTTGGAAGTACGAAGGAAGTCAAGCAAACCGGCTTCGAAAGCACGAATCTGTTCAACCTCAACGTCATCCATGAAGCCACGAGTAGCAGCATACATAGAAGCAACCTGATCGCAGAATTCCATTGGCTCGTACTGAGGCTGTTTGAGCAGCTCAACGAGACGGGCACCGCGGTTCAGTTTAGCCTGTGTTGCTTTATCAAGGTCAGAACCGAACTGAGCAAATGCTGCGAGTTCACGGTACTGAGCAAGATCAAGACGCATGGTACCTGCAACCTGCTTCATAGCTTTAATCTGAGCAGCACCACCAACTCGGGATACGGAAAGACCTACGTTAATCGCAGGACGGATACCGGCGTTGAAGAGGTTTGGCTCAAGGTATACCTGACCGTCAGTAATGGAAATTACGTTGGTAGGAATGTATGCAGATACGTCACCGGCCTGAGTTTCAATGATTGGCAGAGCAGTCATGGAACCAGCACCGAGATCGTCGTTTACTTTAGCTGCACGTTCAAGGAGTCTGGAGTGCAGGTAGAATACGTCACCTGGGAACGCTTCACGTCCTGGAGGGCGACGGAGCAGGAGAGACATCTGGCGGTACGCAGTAGCCTGTTTGGAAAGGTCATCGTAAATGATGAGTGCGTGTTTACCATTGTCACGGTAGTGCTCAGCCATGGTACAACCGGTGTATGCAGCAATGAACTGCAGTGGTGCCGGTTCAGAAGCGGTAGCGGAGATGAT includes:
- the atpD gene encoding F0F1 ATP synthase subunit beta — translated: MANVGKIVQVIGAVVDIEFADGNLPNILNAVKIDNPNNTDAPVLICEVAQHLGDNVVRTIAMDATEGLVRGMEVTDTGAAITVPVGDASLGRIMNVVGVPVDEMGPIDAKKRMPIHRPAPDFTEQDTNVEVLETGIKVVDLLIPFPKGGKMGLFGGAGVGKTVILMEMINNIAKQHGGISVFAGVGERTREGNDLYHEMKDAGVLEKAALVYGQMNEPPGARARVALTALTCAEYYRDEENQDVLLFVDNIFRFTQAGSEVSALLGRMPSAVGYQPTLGTDLGGLQERITSTTKGSITSVQAVYVPADDLTDPAPATTFSHLDGTLVLSRQIAELGIYPAVDPLDSTSRILDPNVVGEEHYAIAREVQMILQKYKDLQDIIAILGMDELSDDDQLVVARARRIQRFLSQPFHVAEVFTGTPGEYVKLEDTIKGFRGILDGDYDHMAENDFYMVGGIEMAIEKYNQGQQA
- a CDS encoding F0F1 ATP synthase subunit gamma, with protein sequence MPSLKDVQLQIAGVKKTKQITKAMNMVASAKLRGAQSRIERFRPYAEKFYEMLGDLASKADENAHPLLEVREEIKTCAIVLATSDRGLCGSFNAGLISKAEKLAKAKAAEGKEVKFYCIGKKGRDFAQKSEFDLVKGYPDSMGNFDFSLASELGTEVIHAYLSGEFDEVVLIYGEFVSMAKQVPVEQQILPMSSDAAPEVEEDTTGVKKEFIYEPAVEGLLAELLPRFIKVQIYRGLLDTSASEHAARMAAMDNATKNCDEMVDNLTLIFNKTRQAAITSDLMDIVGGAEALKG
- the atpA gene encoding F0F1 ATP synthase subunit alpha, with protein sequence MQIKAEEISQIIESQIENYEQRVEMSETGTVLYVGDGIARVYGVRNAMAMELLEFPGGLMGMVLNLEEDNVGVALLGDDTGVKEGDPVKRTGQIFSVPVGDAVMGRVLNPLGQPLDGLGPVEAEEVRPVELKAPGIIARKSVHEPMPTGIKAIDAMTPVGRGQRELVIGDRQVGKTAVCLDAIIAQKNTDIHCFYVAIGQKKSTVALVADTLKKHGAMEYTTIISATASEPAPLQFIAAYTGCTMAEHYRDNGKHALIIYDDLSKQATAYRQMSLLLRRPPGREAFPGDVFYLHSRLLERAAKVNDDLGAGSMTALPIIETQAGDVSAYIPTNVISITDGQVYLEPNLFNAGIRPAINVGLSVSRVGGAAQIKAMKQVAGTMRLDLAQYRELAAFAQFGSDLDKATQAKLNRGARLVELLKQPQYEPMEFCDQVASMYAATRGFMDDVEVEQIRAFEAGLLDFLRTSKSDILADLKDREVIDDNIEGRLKAAIDEFKKSFSA